Proteins encoded together in one Mercenaria mercenaria strain notata chromosome 18, MADL_Memer_1, whole genome shotgun sequence window:
- the LOC123539018 gene encoding alpha-tocopherol transfer protein-like encodes MAVETGDASFISKLDEEGKKKAREELHELNDKDREIAVQTFRQWVLDQDWLKTPTDFAFLLRFLRVRKFSQLGARETLENYWKGRTNIPEWFRNVDPTDETMMEIMQTGCFVCPKKYDKSGRRMLLCKLGLLSLDLIHRVGADNIYKASFLVYDWLLLDEKVQVNGMIVVVDYTDFSLQQMMATTNADISRKSTPLYQKALPMRLKGIHMYNESAIIDVFMSFVNPFLRQKIKDRFKLHGKSLVKFYEDVGMEVLPDEYLPDEYKGPSAGSRKEIIDGMLDDMMKPEFREYIKNISSDKYRVDKEKRKANDEPVASFRKLNVS; translated from the exons atggCTGTTGAAACAG GTGATGCTAGTTTTATTAGCAAGCTAGATGAGGAAGGAAAGAAGAAAGCTAGAGAAGAGCTACATGAGTTAAATGATAAAGACAGAGAAATTGCTGTTCAAACATTTAGGCAATGGGTGTTGGACCAAGACTGGTTAAAGACTCCTACAG ATTTTGCCTTCCTTCTTCGCTTTTTAAGAGTAAGGAAGTTCAGCCAGCTTGGTGCTCGGGAAACTCTTGAAAACTACTGGAAAGGTAGGACAAATATTCCAGAATGGTTTCGAAACGTTGACCCGACAGACGAAACTATGATGGAAATCATGCAAACTGG ttgttttgtctgtccaAAGAAGTATGATAAATCTGGACGCAGAATGTTGCTTTGCAAATTAG GTTTGTTAAGCCTTGATTTAATCCATCGAGTCGGAGCTGACAATATATACAAAGCATCTTTCCTTGTTTACGACTGGTTATTACTTGATGAGAAAGTTCAAGTTAATGGTATGATCGTTGTGGTTGACTACACTGATTTTTCATTGCAACAAATGATGGCGACAACTAACGCTGACATATCAAGGAAATCTACACCTTTATATCAG AAAGCACTACCGATGAGACTGAAAGGGATACACATGTACAATGAATCTGCAATCATAGATGTATTTATGTCATTCGTCAACCCATTCCtacgacaaaaaataaaagacagG TTTAAACTGCATGGTAAAAGTCTCGTGAAATTCTACGAAGATGTTGGAATGGAAGTTCTTCCTGACGAATATTTACCGGATGAATACAAAGGACCATcagctggttcaagaaaggaaattatag aCGGCATGCTGGATGATATGATGAAACCAGAGTTTCGAgaatatattaagaatatatcaaGCGACAAATACAGAGTGGATAAAGAGAAAAGAAAAGCTAACGATGAACCTGTCGCTTCTTTTAGGAAGTTGAACGTTTCATGA
- the LOC123538975 gene encoding alpha-tocopherol transfer protein-like has translation MATKPGDAKFVSKLDEEGKKKAKEELHELNDKDTQIAVETLRQWVVDQDWLKSPTDFAFLLRFLRVRKFSQLGARETLENYWKGRTNSPEWFRDADPADELTQEILKTGCYQCPLKYDKMGRRVVLLKFSVLTVDLINQWTLDKFYKAYFLVYEWLMLDERVQVYGTVCIADYTDITLPLLMAITNPDVAKKAVVFYNKALPMRLKAIHMYNEPAFIDVLMAIFNPFLRQKIKDRFITHGKSFVKIYESVGMDILPDEYLPDEYKGSSDGSQKNIIGDMLEDMMKPEFRQYIKDLSSDKYGVDMEKRKKNDDPAASFRKLNVS, from the exons ATGGCCACAAAACCag GTGATGCTAAGTTTGTCAGTAAACTAGATGAGGAAGGGAAGAAGAAAGCTAAGGAAGAGCTACACGAATTAAATGATAAGGACACGCAGATAGCAGTTGAAACATTAAGGCAATGGGTGGTGGATCAAGACTGGTTAAAGTCTCCTACag ATTTCGCTTTCCTTCTTCGTTTCTTGCGGGTAAGAAAGTTCAGCCAGCTTGGTGCGCGAGAGACACTAGAAAATTACTGGAAAGGGCGAACAAATAGTCCAGAATGGTTTCGCGATGCTGACCCAGCAGATGAACTTACGCAAGAAATCCTCAAAACAGG ATGTTACCAATGCCCGTTGAAATACGATAAAATGGGACGTAGAGTGGTACTGTTAAAGTTCT CTGTGCTGACAGTTGATTTGATCAATCAATGGACACTTGACAAATTCTACAAAGCGTATTTCCTTGTTTATGAGTGGCTGATGCTTGATGAGAGAGTCCAGGTATACGGAACAGTCTGTATTGCAGACTACACTGACATAACATTACCTCTTCTGATGGCCATAACTAATCCTGATGTAGCAAAGAAAGCGGTTGTCTTCTATAAT AAAGCTCTACCGATGCGACTGAAAGCAATACATATGTACAATGAGCCAGCTTTCATCGATGTATTAATGGCAATATTCAATCCATTTCTACGGCAGAAAATAAAAGACAGG ttcatTACGCATGGGaaaagttttgtgaaaatctaCGAAAGTGTTGGAATGGATATATTGCCTGACGAATATTTACCTGATGAATATAAAGGATCATCAGACGGTTCACAAAAGAACATAATAG GCGACATGCTCGAAGACATGATGAAACCAGAATTTCGGCAGTATATCAAGGATTTATCAAGCGATAAGTATGGAGTAGATATGGAGAAACGAAAAAAGAACGACGATCCTGCAGCTTCGTTTAGAAAGTTGAACGTTTCATGA